The genome window GAGTGGATCGAACAACAGCGGTCGCAACAGCAGGAGCGGCTGTTGCCGAGCCCAATTGCCCTGCTCGATCGAGCGATCCAGAAATTTCTCATGAACGACAGATACCTGCCCTACGATCGGCTAGCAGCCTTGCGCGAGTTAATGGAAACCGCCACCCACTACTGGGAAATCAACGGGCGAATGCAGCGCGTAGAACCAACAAACGGCGGCGACTCAGAAACGATCGCCCGGTTCATCCAGTTGTTGCGCCAAGGAACCGTCACCGCCAACCCCTTTCCAGTGCGTCCAGAAGGCCCAGCAGCCAGAGCCGTCACCCTCGCCAACATCTTCCAGTACCGCAGCAGCCGCCGCGCCCACAAATGGCACTTTTGGCTGGATGCCGGCTCGCCCCTGTGGCTGAGCGGCGGTGCGGCGACATTGTTTGGCGCTCCCTTATTTTTGCGATCGCAACAGGGGCGTCCCTGGGAAACCGAAGAGGAAACGGCCGCCGACCAACAGCGACTGCGGCGAATTCTGCTAGATTTGTTAAGTCGCTGTTCCCTGCTTTACCTTTGCCACAGCGAACTATCCGTCAGTGGACAAGAACAAACCGGGCCGCTTCTGCCCCTAATTAACAGCTCTGTCTCTTGTCAGCAGTCAGCATAAGGCATTCACTTCTGCAGGCAAGAGGCACATCTGTATTCAGCATTCGAGATTCGGAAAGAAAAAATTATGACGGCGAAGATTTTTATTTTTTCTGATTCTGGATAAATACACCGGGCTCACTCCAAGCGCGACTTCTAGGTTCTCTCGAAATGGCGCGATATTAAAGTATACCCAACATAGGCCTCAAAACGTGCAATCATTAATATTTTGAGATCAAAAGATGCCCGGCTTAAAAAATATCTATAGCCGTGGCAGTTTTGATTTAGTATGTTAGAAATGATGGGGTTATTAATCAATTTTAAGCCACATTGGTGGCAACAAACTGATACTAATCAGTTCTTAAAGTAAATCGGGATCGTCGTTTAAAGGAGCCAAAATAATGCCAAGTGCAGTGCCATTAGTAATTATACCACCTCCAACACCAACACCAGAACCAGAACCAGAGACGCCAGAACCAGAGACGCCAGAACCAGAGACGCCAGAACCAGAGACGCCAACACCAACTCCGACTCCGACTCCAACACCTCCAACACCTCCCTCCGGGGACGACACAATTGGCGACATAGACGACACAGGGGGCGGAGGCCAAGGTACCTCGCCCGCAGTCATCGGCGGCGTAGTCCGCGGCACAGAAAGCAACGACTCCTTAGCTGGCAGTCCCGGCCCCGACGTGATTTCCGGGCTGCAAGGCAACGACACGTTGCAAGGAGTCGGAGGCGACGACTTACTATTTGGCAACGACGATGACGACGTGCTGTTCGGCAATGAGGGCAACGACGTTCTTGACGGCGGTTCAGGACTCGATACCCTGTACGGAGGCAAAGATAACGACTCCATCGAGGGGGCAAATAACCCTGACCTGCTGTATGGCAATGACGGCAACGACACGGTAATCGGAGGCGAAGGCAGAGACACGGCTTACGGCGGCAAAGGCAGCGACAGCTTGCGTGGCGGTTCTGGCGACGATAGCTTTTTGGGCGATCGAGGCGACGACATCCTCTGGGGCGACGAAGGTAACGACTCGCTCTTCGGCGGCGATGGCGAAGACTTGGTATTTGGCAACGAAGGAGGCGACTGGCTCTACGGAAACGCCGGCGGGGATACATTTTTTTCCGGCGACGGCGACGACATCGTATTCGGCGGCGACGGCGATGACATCGTGGACGGCGGTGCTGGCAACGACGTTCTTTGGGGCGAAGCAGGCAAAGACATAATGGCAGGAGGCGAAGGCAGAGATGTCTTCGTCATCGGTGCCTTCAGTTCCCCCAGCGGCAGCAGCAACGGCACTAACCCGGCATTTGTCACCACCGGCGGCCCCGACATCGCCGATGCCGACATTTTCACAGACTTTCGCCAAGGCGAAGATTTAATCGGGTTGAGCGGCGACCTCAAGTTTGAAGATTTGGTAATCTTCCAAAGCACCGACACCAAAGCCGGCAGCACGATTATTCGCAACGGCGTCAGCGGGGACTTTTTAGCAGTATTGCCCGGAGTGGACAGCCGAACCCTAGGGCGAAGCTCTTTTGTAATTGCCCCCACAGTTCCCGGCAGCGCCACTCCGCTTCCCCTACCGACGCCGACAGACAGTCCGACACCGACGCCGACGCCGACAGCCACTCCGACACCGACGCCGACAGCCAGTCCGACACCGACGCCGACGCCGACAGCCAGTCCGACACCGACGCCGACAGCCAGTCCGACACCAACGCCGACAGAGCCGGTGCCGACGTTCCCGACGCCGACAGCAAATCCGACGCCGACGTTCCCAACGCCGACAGCAAGTCCGACGCCGACAGCAAGTCCGACGCCCATCCTCAACCAACCTCCAAAAGCAGTTAACGACAACTTCACCACGGTTGCGGGTCAACAACTCACTCTCAACGTTCTGTTGAACGACACTGACGCGGAGCAAAGCGCTTTGACTGTCACGACTTTTAGTCCAGCAAGCAAAGGGACCCTGGTTCCCGTGGGCGGCGGCGTATTCAAATACACCCCGAATCAGGGCTTCTCGGGTACTGACAGCTTCAGCTACTCGATCTCAGACGGTAACGGTGGCACAAGTCAGGCGGTAGCAACCATCCGCGTCAGCAGCCCGCCGCAGCTAGTAATTAACGACGGTGTGGTGGTTGCCAAAAGTAATCCTACCCAGACAATCACCGCTGCGGATTTGTTAGTGACAGATCCCGACAACACGCCGTCGGAAATCGTTTACACGATTACTAAAGCCCCCGATGCTACCAGAGGTTTTGTCCAAAGGGGCACCACCTTTCTCAACGTCGGCGGCAAATTCACGCAAGACGATATCAACAACAACATCGTCAAATACAACTTGCTGGCGACAGGTGGCAGCGACAGTTTCACGTTTACAGCCTCCGACGGATCTGCAACTCTCGAACCGATATCCTTCAGCATCACGGTTGTAGATAATATTGTCGATCGCAGCGCACTCCCGGCCAGCAGCTTTACAGGCAGCAACCTCAGCGACTTCATCCTCGGCGGGGCCGGCGACGATACCCTCTCTGGGGGCGACGGCAACGACATTATCGATGGCAGTGGCGGCAACGACCTCGAATTTGGTGACGCAGGCAACGACTCGGTGGTGGGTGCGATCGGCAACGACACCCTCGACGGCGGACTGGGCAACGACACCGTTGACGGCCAAGACGGCATAGACTCGCTGATCGGCGGACTGGGCAACGACCTGATGTTCGGCGGCAATGACAATGACATCCTCTTGGGCGGTGACAACAACGACACCATTGACGGCGGGACAGGCAATGACTCGATATTGGGAGAATCCGGCGACGACTCGATACTTGGTGGCGCCGGGATTGACACCTTACTTGGTGGCATTGGCGACGACTCCCTCGACGGCGGTGCAGGCGACGACATCCTCGACGGTGGACTGGGCAGAAACTTGCTCGACGGCGGTATCAATAACGATTCCATATCCGGCGGCGACAACGATGACACGATTTTGGGTGGAGAAGGCAACGACACGGGACTCGGAGGTTCGGGCAGTGACTACATGTTGGGCGAGGCCGGCAGCGACTCCCTGTTAGGCCAAGCGGGCGACGACACTCTCGACGGCGGTGCCGGCAGCGACTGTCTCAGCGGTGGCTTCGGCAACGACTTGGTATTGGGCGGCGATGACAACGACTCGCTTTCCGGCGGTGCGGGCAATGACATTTTGGGCGGTGGCAACGGTTCTGACTTGCTCACGGGCGATGCTGGCAATGATTTCTTCTACTACGAAACTCCCAGCGAAGGCGTGGACGTGATTGCTGACTTTAACACTAACGGCAGCGAGACCGACAGATTTTTGTTCAGGTCGTCAAATTTCGCAGGTTTAACCAACTCAGGAACTACTCTCGATTTCACCAGTTTTATCGTTAGGAATATCGGGTCTAGCGGCGACGACATCAGCAAGCAATCAGTCATTTTGTTTGAATCTAAATTTGACAACGCTCAAGCAGTAAATGCAGTGTTGAAGAATCAAAAGGGTTCGAGCAAAGCGGGAGCTTTCTTCGTGTACCTGAACAATACTTTTAACAAGTACGTTCTCGGCTTCGACCCGAATGTGGCAGATGACAGTCTCCCAGCTTTCGATTTGGCAGTGTTGAATTCTATTCCTACAG of Oscillatoria nigro-viridis PCC 7112 contains these proteins:
- a CDS encoding Ig-like domain-containing protein — translated: MPSAVPLVIIPPPTPTPEPEPETPEPETPEPETPEPETPTPTPTPTPTPPTPPSGDDTIGDIDDTGGGGQGTSPAVIGGVVRGTESNDSLAGSPGPDVISGLQGNDTLQGVGGDDLLFGNDDDDVLFGNEGNDVLDGGSGLDTLYGGKDNDSIEGANNPDLLYGNDGNDTVIGGEGRDTAYGGKGSDSLRGGSGDDSFLGDRGDDILWGDEGNDSLFGGDGEDLVFGNEGGDWLYGNAGGDTFFSGDGDDIVFGGDGDDIVDGGAGNDVLWGEAGKDIMAGGEGRDVFVIGAFSSPSGSSNGTNPAFVTTGGPDIADADIFTDFRQGEDLIGLSGDLKFEDLVIFQSTDTKAGSTIIRNGVSGDFLAVLPGVDSRTLGRSSFVIAPTVPGSATPLPLPTPTDSPTPTPTPTATPTPTPTASPTPTPTPTASPTPTPTASPTPTPTEPVPTFPTPTANPTPTFPTPTASPTPTASPTPILNQPPKAVNDNFTTVAGQQLTLNVLLNDTDAEQSALTVTTFSPASKGTLVPVGGGVFKYTPNQGFSGTDSFSYSISDGNGGTSQAVATIRVSSPPQLVINDGVVVAKSNPTQTITAADLLVTDPDNTPSEIVYTITKAPDATRGFVQRGTTFLNVGGKFTQDDINNNIVKYNLLATGGSDSFTFTASDGSATLEPISFSITVVDNIVDRSALPASSFTGSNLSDFILGGAGDDTLSGGDGNDIIDGSGGNDLEFGDAGNDSVVGAIGNDTLDGGLGNDTVDGQDGIDSLIGGLGNDLMFGGNDNDILLGGDNNDTIDGGTGNDSILGESGDDSILGGAGIDTLLGGIGDDSLDGGAGDDILDGGLGRNLLDGGINNDSISGGDNDDTILGGEGNDTGLGGSGSDYMLGEAGSDSLLGQAGDDTLDGGAGSDCLSGGFGNDLVLGGDDNDSLSGGAGNDILGGGNGSDLLTGDAGNDFFYYETPSEGVDVIADFNTNGSETDRFLFRSSNFAGLTNSGTTLDFTSFIVRNIGSSGDDISKQSVILFESKFDNAQAVNAVLKNQKGSSKAGAFFVYLNNTFNKYVLGFDPNVADDSLPAFDLAVLNSIPTVPGALSTVITASDFKFI